From Astatotilapia calliptera chromosome 19, fAstCal1.2, whole genome shotgun sequence, a single genomic window includes:
- the gpx2 gene encoding glutathione peroxidase 2, producing the protein MADGDHFPAGPFDPCQRQLSALNESGDQALGYRQLEIPSASTVAEPEDEMTFIAKTFYDLRATTLEGDSVDFNVFRGRVVLIENVASLUGTTTRDFSELNQLQSKYPHRLVVLGFPCNQFGYQENCTNGEILNSLQHVRPGGGFKPIFTIFEKCDVNGTNTHPVFAYLKDKLPYPDDDPNSLIQDPKFLVWSPISRTDISWNFEKFLIGPEGEPFKRYSKKFPTIDIEPDIQRLLRLTKT; encoded by the exons ATGGCAGATGGAGATCACTTTCCCGCAGGGCCATTTGATCCTTGTCAAAGGCAACTTTCTGCCCTAAATGAATCAGGTGACCAAGCGCTTGGATACAGGCAGCTCGAGATCCCCTCTGCCTCCACTGTGGCAGAACCAGAGGACGAGATGACGTTCATCGCGAAGACTTTCTACGACCTGAGGGCCACCACGCTGGAGGGAGACTCTGTGGACTTCAACGTCTTCAGAGGACGGGTGGTCCTCATAGAGAATGTGGCCTCGCTCTGAGGAACCACCACCCGGGACTTCAGCGAGCTCAACCAGCTGCAGAGCAAGTACCCCCATCGGCTGGTGGTCCTGGGTTTTCCTTGCAATCAGTTTGGCTATCAG GAGAACTGCACCAATGGTGAAATCCTGAATTCACTGCAGCACGTGCGTCCAGGTGGAGGCTTCAAGCCCATCTTTACCATCTTCGAGAAGTGTGACGTCAATGGAACAAATACCCACCCAGTTTTTGCCTATCTGAAAGACAAACTCCCCTATCCCGATGACGACCCAAATTCTCTCATTCAGGACCCCAAATTTCTGGTTTGGAGCCCCATCAGCAGGACGGATATCTCCTGGAACTTTGAGAAATTCCTCATTGGGCCAGAGGGAGAACCCTTTAAGCGATACAGCAAAAAATTCCCCACCATTGACATAGAGCCTGACATTCAAAGACTGCTAAGATTAACTAAGACCTAA